DNA sequence from the Parasphaerochaeta coccoides DSM 17374 genome:
GTTGCATCCGTTGATACATGGCGGCATCTTGGGATTGAGGGATGACGAGGGACATGTCAAGGCAGCCAAAGACGCCCATATCGGTTGGATTGACCTGGTGGTCTGCAATCTCTACCCTTTTGAAAAGACAATAAACAAGCCCGGTGTTGAATTGGACGAAGCTATCGAGAACATCGACATTGGCGGGCCTTCCATGATACGCGCGGCAGCCAAGAACATGGGATGGACAGCTGTGCTGACCAGTCCCGACCAGTACCCGGCATTCATTGAGGAGTTCTCCCGCTATGGACAGATATCCTTTGCCTCCCGGCGTGAGCTTACCGCCGCGGCGTTCCGCCATACCGCCCAGTATGATACTCTTATCCAGTCGTATCTCACCGATGAACCATTCCCTGAAACCTTGAGCCTGACATGGCGCAAGTCCTACCCCCTCCGCTACGGCGAGAACCCCCATCAGACGGCGGCTGTCTATCAATCCGTAGAGCCACCTACCCAAAGGGATGGCGTATCACTGCTCGATGCCAAGGTTCTCAATGGCAAGGAGTTGTCCTACAACAATCTGAATGATGCTGATGGCGCGGTACTCACCGTGAGGGAATTCACCGCTCCCGCCTGCGTAGTGGTCAAGCATGCCACTCCCTGCGGAGTCAGCATTTCTGATGACATAGCTACCGCCGTTGACCAGGCGTTCATGGCCGACGAGCTGTCCGCCTATGGCGGAATCGTGGCGATAAACAGACCTTGTACGGTGGAGGTGGCGAAATACTTCTCACAGAAGTTCATCGAGGTGTTCCTTGCCCCTTCCTATGAGGAAGATGCCTTGGAGGTGCTGAGGAAAAAGAAAGCCTTGCGCGTCCTTGCGCTGGGAGATATCCCTCCACTCTCCCCTCATCTTGTCTGTCGTCCTATCAGCGGTGGTCTGCTTGTACAGGAACGGGACATGACTGACCTGATGCCTGATGATGTACACGTCGTGACAAAGGTTCAACCGACATCAGCGCAGCTTTCCGACTTGCTCTTTGGCTGGAAGGTAATCAAGCATGTCCGTTCCAATGCCATCCTGCTCGCCCGCGACACTACCACGGTCGGCATAGGCGGCGGTCAGGTCTCCAGGGTCGATGCGGTGAAGATTGCCATAAGCAAGGCAAAGGATACCCACGGAGCAGTGCTTGTCAGCGATGCTTTCTTCCCCTTCCGGGACAGCATCGACGTCCTCAAGGGTACGGGCATCACGGCGGTCATCCAGCCGGGGGGCTCAAT
Encoded proteins:
- the purH gene encoding bifunctional phosphoribosylaminoimidazolecarboxamide formyltransferase/IMP cyclohydrolase; translation: MNKTPVTITRALLSVSDKSGLLELAEALHDRHVELISTGGTAHTLRKHGLPVKDVAEITCFPEMMDGRVKTLHPLIHGGILGLRDDEGHVKAAKDAHIGWIDLVVCNLYPFEKTINKPGVELDEAIENIDIGGPSMIRAAAKNMGWTAVLTSPDQYPAFIEEFSRYGQISFASRRELTAAAFRHTAQYDTLIQSYLTDEPFPETLSLTWRKSYPLRYGENPHQTAAVYQSVEPPTQRDGVSLLDAKVLNGKELSYNNLNDADGAVLTVREFTAPACVVVKHATPCGVSISDDIATAVDQAFMADELSAYGGIVAINRPCTVEVAKYFSQKFIEVFLAPSYEEDALEVLRKKKALRVLALGDIPPLSPHLVCRPISGGLLVQERDMTDLMPDDVHVVTKVQPTSAQLSDLLFGWKVIKHVRSNAILLARDTTTVGIGGGQVSRVDAVKIAISKAKDTHGAVLVSDAFFPFRDSIDVLKGTGITAVIQPGGSIRDQEVIDACDEAGIAMVFTGGIRGFLH